GCTGAGCTGCTCGGCGGCCTCGTCCAGGGCGACGTGCTCGGCGTTGATCCGGGTGCCGGCCGACCCCCCTTCGCCCCGGGCCGCGGGGAAGTCCCGCGCGTTGAGGTCGAATCCGGCGTTCTGTGCGCCCTCGGCCGCCTGATTCACCGCCTCGCCCATGCCGGTCGCGTCGGCGACCTGCCGGGCAGTGTCCATGAACTGTTGGGCTCGGTTGCTCAAGCCTTCATCCCCTGCGCGTTGGTCCGGTTGGTGCCGTTCCGATCCTGTCACACGGGGCTTCACGGCGGCCGCGTCCGGTCACCCCAGACCGAGGTCCTTGATGGCCAGCTGCGCGGCGTGGTGGCCGGCCATGCCGTGCGCTCCGGGCCCCGGGGGCGCGGCGGCAGAGCACAGGTAGACCCCGTGGAGGCCGGTCCCGTAGGGGTTGCGGCCCGGGCGCGGCCCGAAAAGGAGCGCTGTGGGTGACTTGGCGCCGGTGAGGATGTCACCGCCGACGTAGTTGGTGTTGCCTGCGGTGAAGTCGGCGGGGCGTGTCACCCTCAGGTCGCGGATGCGCTCTCGCACCCCGGGTGCGAAGCGCTCGATCTGTGCCGTGATGGCCTCCGTCGCATCACCGGTATACCCCGCCGGGACGTGGGCGTAGGCGTAGAGCGGGTGCACGTCGCCGCGGGAACGCGTCGGGTCGGCGACGTACTGCTGACCCAGCAGCACGAATGGACGCTCGGGCATTCGACCCCGGGCGACCGCGCGCTCGTTGGCCAGGATCTCCGCGGGCCCACCACCGAGGTGGACCGTGCCCGCACGGCCGAGCTCGGCGTCGCGCCACGGCACCCCCTGCTCGATCGTGAAATCCACCTTGTACGCCGCGGGGCCGTAGGCGTAGCGACGGTAGGCGCGCACTGTGGCGTCGGGCAGCCGGCCGGCGCAGAGGTTGACCGCTGCCGTGGGGGACAGGTTGAGCATGATCGCGTCGGCGGGCGGCAGCTGGTCCATCGAGGTGACCCGTACTCCGGTCTCGATGGTGCCGCCGAGGTCGACGAGAGCCCGGGCCAGCGCGCCGGTGACCGCCTGGGAGCCACCCACGGCGACGGGCCATCCGTCGTGGTGCCCGGCCGTGAGGATCCCCATGCCGATGGCAGAGGAGACGACCTCTGTGAGCGGACGCATCGCGTGGGCCGCGGTGCCCAGGAACAGCGCCCGTGCCCGCTCGGTGCGAAAGAGGTGGGCGAGCAGTGCGGCCGGCAAGACCGTCGGTGCACCGAAGCGGCCCAGCAGGAGCGGGTGCTTCGGCACGTGGACGACCGGACCCAGGAGGTCCGCGCGCAGGGCGTCGTAGGAGCTCGAGGGGCCCTCGAAGAGCAACCGCCAGCGGTCGCCGTCCCGGCCCAGACCGTCGGCCGTGCGGTCGACCGATCGGTGGAGCAGTGCGGCAGGCGCGTCGTCGAGCGGATGGCCCGCGTCGATCTCCGGCCAAGCCCACTCCAGACCGTAGCGGTCCAGCTCGGCAAGTGCCGGTGAACTGACCGCCATGGGGTGGAACCCCGAGCAGTGGTCGACGATGATCCCCTCACCGAAGGGCTCGAGGCTGCGGGTGCCACCCCCGATCTCGTTCTCGGCCTCGAGCACGGTCACCTGTGCGCCGACCCGGGCCAAGGTCACGGCCGCAGCCAGACCGTTGGGGCCGCTGCCGATCACGATCACGTCAGCCATGGCTCCATGCTAGGGACCCGGCACACCGCGGGAGATGGTCTGCCTGACCGCAGATGACGTGCGGATTTGGTCGTCATGCACAACACGCCACCCCGGTCGCGGACCTGCGATCAGTCCCCGTTCAGGACCGATGACCCGAGCCAGTGGCAGGCCGTGACCGCCAACTCGATGGACTGGCGGTCGGAGGCGATGGAGCGTCCCAGGACCTTCTCCGCAGCGGCGAGTCGGTACTTCACCGAGTTCTTGTGCATGAGCATCGCGTCGGCAGTGGCCGTGTAGCTGCCGCCGTGCTGGAAGAACTGCTGGAGGGTGTGGCGCAGACGCGCCTGCTGCTCGCCGTCGGCGGCGAGGTCGCCGAGGGTCTCCTGCACCCAGGCGGCCGTCGTCTCCAGGTCCCGCACGAGCAGGGTCGTCACCCGCAGACCGGGTTCGTCGAAGGAGGTGACGAGCTTGAGGTCGTCGTCGTGCACCGTCGCGACCTGCTGGGCGCGGACCGCCTGCAGGTGACTGGTCCGGAATCCGGAGACCCCGCTGTGGATCCGGCCGAGCGCGACCGCCGGCGTCGGCGGCCGGTCGACGTCGACCAGTGCCGCCCGGATCCGGTCGACGTCGACCTGACAGCCCTCGGGCACGGGGAACCACACCCAGGCCGTCACCCGGTCGTGGGTGATGACCAGGGGTGCCCGCTGGCACCCGAGCTCGGCGGCGATCGCACCGGCGGCCCGGGTGAAACGGGAGAGCTGGTCCTGCTGGGCACCCGTCCCGTGGACCCACAGCACGGCCGCCAGGTGTGGGGCGCGCAGTCGATAGCCGATGACCGCCTCGGCTGCGTCGACGTCGACGCTCCGACCGGCGACGAGGTCCTCGACCCGGCCGGACCGGGCGCTGCTCCGCTCCGCGAGCCAGCGTTCGCGCTCGG
The DNA window shown above is from Janibacter sp. A1S7 and carries:
- a CDS encoding PucR family transcriptional regulator, yielding MGEGRSQRVSSEALVVDVAAHLTPRLSELSEGLRDRLSQQIEELQGDAPLVNLLYASIQGNIENILSSLQHGISLEDIEPPSAAYEYARRLAQRGVPASALVRAYRLGQQNLLEYVFEACEQLEADPTLRADAYRTVVYQTFDYIDWISQGVNAVYEAERERWLAERSSARSGRVEDLVAGRSVDVDAAEAVIGYRLRAPHLAAVLWVHGTGAQQDQLSRFTRAAGAIAAELGCQRAPLVITHDRVTAWVWFPVPEGCQVDVDRIRAALVDVDRPPTPAVALGRIHSGVSGFRTSHLQAVRAQQVATVHDDDLKLVTSFDEPGLRVTTLLVRDLETTAAWVQETLGDLAADGEQQARLRHTLQQFFQHGGSYTATADAMLMHKNSVKYRLAAAEKVLGRSIASDRQSIELAVTACHWLGSSVLNGD
- a CDS encoding phytoene desaturase family protein produces the protein MADVIVIGSGPNGLAAAVTLARVGAQVTVLEAENEIGGGTRSLEPFGEGIIVDHCSGFHPMAVSSPALAELDRYGLEWAWPEIDAGHPLDDAPAALLHRSVDRTADGLGRDGDRWRLLFEGPSSSYDALRADLLGPVVHVPKHPLLLGRFGAPTVLPAALLAHLFRTERARALFLGTAAHAMRPLTEVVSSAIGMGILTAGHHDGWPVAVGGSQAVTGALARALVDLGGTIETGVRVTSMDQLPPADAIMLNLSPTAAVNLCAGRLPDATVRAYRRYAYGPAAYKVDFTIEQGVPWRDAELGRAGTVHLGGGPAEILANERAVARGRMPERPFVLLGQQYVADPTRSRGDVHPLYAYAHVPAGYTGDATEAITAQIERFAPGVRERIRDLRVTRPADFTAGNTNYVGGDILTGAKSPTALLFGPRPGRNPYGTGLHGVYLCSAAAPPGPGAHGMAGHHAAQLAIKDLGLG